In the genome of Burkholderia diffusa, one region contains:
- a CDS encoding DUF2322 family protein, which produces MIQPTHVFKDNLAQLPAIDGVARIDLVAANGDVVASIENQPGKQGSLAVYNYLKQAFGTLDAKAAEHGLAVFAEHTADARNRPGAHPNVDRLLAIVDGGDALRIDVIAKA; this is translated from the coding sequence GTGATTCAACCGACCCACGTATTCAAGGACAACCTCGCGCAACTGCCGGCCATCGACGGTGTCGCTCGCATCGATCTCGTCGCCGCGAACGGCGACGTGGTCGCCAGCATCGAGAACCAGCCGGGCAAGCAGGGCTCGCTCGCGGTGTACAACTATCTGAAGCAGGCATTCGGCACGCTCGACGCGAAGGCCGCCGAGCACGGCCTCGCCGTGTTCGCGGAGCACACCGCCGATGCGCGCAACCGCCCGGGCGCACACCCGAACGTCGATCGCCTGCTGGCAATCGTCGACGGCGGCGACGCGCTGCGGATCGACGTGATCGCGAAGGCTTGA
- a CDS encoding AzlC family ABC transporter permease translates to MSSSVSTSSGLRDKPAYVAEMGRGLRVALPVMLGFVPFALVLGAQAAQKGLSLFEVPMMTGLNFGGGSEFAAIHLWTSPPHIALIVAMSFLVNSRHILMGAAFAPYIRRLPRRRAFAALFFMCDESWAMSLADARSRSATHISVPYYAGICVGLYLTWISMTTLGAAVGPTIGNVEQYGFDMAFTAVFLVLLRGMWKGMRASRPWFVSLVVAAATHLAVPGAWYVPAGACAGLIAALLWEPRDAA, encoded by the coding sequence ATGAGCAGTAGCGTTTCAACGTCGTCCGGGCTTCGCGACAAGCCCGCCTATGTCGCAGAGATGGGCCGCGGATTGCGCGTGGCGCTGCCCGTCATGCTGGGTTTCGTGCCGTTCGCGCTGGTGCTCGGCGCGCAGGCCGCGCAAAAAGGGCTGAGCCTGTTCGAGGTGCCGATGATGACGGGCCTGAACTTCGGCGGCGGCTCGGAATTCGCGGCGATCCATTTGTGGACGTCGCCGCCGCACATCGCGCTGATCGTCGCGATGTCGTTCCTCGTGAATTCGCGCCACATCCTGATGGGCGCGGCGTTCGCGCCCTACATCCGGCGCCTGCCGCGCCGCCGCGCGTTCGCCGCGCTGTTCTTCATGTGCGACGAAAGCTGGGCGATGTCGCTCGCCGACGCGCGCTCGCGCTCGGCCACGCACATCAGCGTCCCCTATTACGCGGGCATATGCGTGGGGCTGTACCTGACGTGGATCTCGATGACGACGCTCGGCGCGGCGGTCGGCCCGACGATCGGCAACGTCGAGCAGTACGGCTTCGACATGGCGTTCACGGCCGTGTTTCTGGTGCTCCTGCGCGGGATGTGGAAAGGCATGCGCGCGAGCCGGCCGTGGTTCGTGAGCCTGGTCGTCGCGGCCGCCACGCACCTGGCCGTGCCCGGCGCGTGGTACGTTCCGGCCGGTGCGTGCGCGGGCCTGATCGCCGCGCTGCTGTGGGAGCCGCGCGATGCTGCCTGA
- the atsR gene encoding hybrid sensor histidine kinase/response regulator AtsR (AtsR signifies Adherence and T6SS Regulator.), with translation MMRGRWKNRKLILILGSLWILGFAAWAFLLWDLLATSVNEGVLEGPREGVFWTAAQYRNAYTRFERQLILYSTHVDDDFDHVQMQLDSLSVSFGFLQRPSEVSEYWLRIPRARAEIAVLGAFMARLKHDVPLLRDAPKDAPHVIDDVSAYWPKVNGLANYFRAIEMAQRDFTFHQLKEKQRAILSLGIILGVILCALFLLLFYTMRTRDDLLERQDAALDAERKASDRAFEMIEAKNAFLGMVSHELRTPLQAICGSIEILLARPQSDANLKTIRRLQNSASSLEALVKDLTDYIKLRSTKRLAETETVGMASLLAEVLDPLREKIAAKRIAVAQRVEPRDLAIRSDRKLLRQVLSNLIENSVKYTVDGSIDVSIMLVDAPAGRQLKLAVRDTGAGIAKQHLSKIFEPFYRANDAVGLHVDGIGMGLAVVREIVTTLRGHVDVRSVVGEGSEFIVTLPAEVPDAGETTGDAPAWPAAPAHRNRRALVVDDNDNARETLGAMLSALGLDADLCGTGQEGVARFGETHYDLVVLDLELPDLSGFEVARRIRTVAQPNDDGKFPSILGVSAYESAALRENQRVFDEFLPKPVHLRELGALVEKLLG, from the coding sequence ATGATGCGCGGGCGGTGGAAGAACAGAAAACTCATTCTCATCCTGGGATCGTTGTGGATCCTGGGATTCGCCGCATGGGCATTCCTGCTGTGGGACCTGCTCGCGACCTCGGTCAACGAGGGCGTGCTCGAAGGACCGCGCGAAGGCGTGTTCTGGACGGCCGCGCAATATCGCAACGCCTACACGCGCTTCGAGCGCCAGTTGATCCTCTACTCGACGCATGTGGACGACGACTTCGACCACGTGCAGATGCAGCTCGACAGCCTGTCGGTGTCGTTCGGGTTCCTGCAGCGGCCGTCCGAAGTGTCCGAATACTGGCTGCGCATCCCGCGCGCGCGTGCCGAAATCGCGGTGCTCGGCGCATTCATGGCGCGCCTGAAGCACGACGTGCCGCTGCTGCGCGACGCGCCAAAGGATGCGCCGCACGTGATCGACGACGTCAGCGCGTACTGGCCGAAGGTCAACGGCCTCGCGAACTATTTCCGCGCGATCGAGATGGCGCAGCGCGACTTCACGTTCCATCAGCTGAAGGAAAAGCAGCGGGCGATCCTGTCGCTCGGCATCATCCTCGGCGTGATCCTGTGCGCGCTGTTCCTGCTGCTGTTCTATACGATGCGCACGCGCGACGACCTGCTCGAACGACAGGACGCGGCGCTCGATGCGGAGCGCAAGGCATCCGATCGCGCATTCGAGATGATCGAGGCGAAGAACGCGTTCCTCGGGATGGTCAGCCATGAACTGCGCACGCCGCTGCAGGCGATCTGCGGTTCGATCGAGATCCTGCTCGCGCGGCCGCAGTCCGACGCGAACCTGAAGACGATCCGGCGGCTGCAGAATTCCGCGTCGTCGCTCGAAGCGCTGGTCAAGGATCTGACCGATTACATCAAGCTGCGCTCGACCAAGCGCCTCGCCGAAACCGAAACGGTCGGCATGGCCTCGCTGCTCGCCGAGGTGCTCGATCCGCTGCGCGAGAAGATCGCGGCCAAGCGGATCGCCGTCGCGCAGCGCGTCGAGCCTCGCGACCTCGCGATCCGCTCCGATCGCAAGTTGTTGCGCCAGGTGCTGTCGAATCTGATCGAGAATTCGGTGAAATACACCGTCGATGGATCGATCGACGTTTCGATCATGCTCGTCGACGCGCCGGCCGGCCGGCAACTGAAACTCGCCGTGCGGGACACGGGCGCCGGTATCGCGAAGCAGCATCTGTCGAAAATCTTCGAGCCGTTCTACCGCGCGAACGATGCGGTCGGCCTGCATGTGGACGGAATCGGGATGGGACTCGCGGTCGTGCGCGAGATCGTGACGACGCTGCGCGGCCACGTGGACGTGCGCAGCGTCGTCGGCGAAGGCAGCGAGTTCATCGTGACGCTGCCGGCCGAGGTGCCGGATGCCGGCGAAACGACCGGCGACGCGCCCGCATGGCCGGCCGCCCCCGCGCATCGCAACCGCCGCGCGCTCGTGGTCGACGACAACGACAACGCGCGCGAAACGCTCGGGGCGATGCTGTCGGCGCTCGGCCTCGACGCGGATCTGTGCGGCACCGGGCAGGAGGGCGTCGCCCGTTTCGGCGAAACGCATTACGACCTCGTCGTGCTCGATCTCGAACTGCCGGACCTGAGCGGCTTCGAAGTCGCGCGCCGCATCCGGACGGTCGCGCAACCGAACGACGACGGAAAGTTTCCGTCGATTCTCGGTGTCAGCGCATACGAGTCCGCAGCGCTGCGCGAGAACCAGCGGGTGTTCGACGAATTCCTGCCGAAGCCCGTTCACCTGCGCGAACTCGGCGCGCTCGTCGAGAAGCTGCTCGGCTGA
- the surE gene encoding 5'/3'-nucleotidase SurE: MSETRPLFDRVLLTNDDGFDAPGLEVLEQVATQLAREVWIVAPAEDQSGTSHSLSLHEPLRVHRKGERRFAVRGTPGDCVATAVSHLMKDARPDVVLSGVNRGANLGTETVFSGTVGAAMTSMLVGVPAIALSQAFIDRNAVPWHTARTHAPDVIRRLIAAGWDSDACLNVNFPARPADDVRGLKATNQGAGTLQGVEIVSGRDPREIDYHWLKLARAPRDDDADSETIALGEGYIAVTPLKFERTHDHALARLRSNLG; encoded by the coding sequence ATGTCAGAAACCCGCCCGCTGTTCGACCGCGTCCTGCTCACCAACGACGACGGATTCGACGCCCCCGGCCTTGAAGTGCTCGAACAGGTCGCCACGCAACTGGCGCGCGAAGTGTGGATCGTCGCGCCGGCGGAAGACCAGAGCGGCACGTCGCATTCGCTGAGCCTGCACGAACCGCTGCGCGTGCATCGCAAGGGCGAGCGCCGCTTCGCCGTGCGCGGCACGCCGGGCGATTGCGTCGCGACCGCGGTCAGTCACCTGATGAAGGATGCACGGCCCGACGTCGTGCTGTCCGGCGTGAATCGCGGCGCGAACCTCGGCACCGAAACGGTGTTCTCCGGCACGGTCGGCGCCGCGATGACGAGCATGCTGGTCGGCGTGCCGGCGATCGCGCTGAGCCAGGCCTTCATCGACCGCAACGCGGTGCCGTGGCATACGGCGCGCACGCATGCGCCGGACGTGATTCGGCGGCTGATCGCGGCCGGCTGGGACAGCGATGCATGTCTCAACGTGAATTTCCCGGCGCGGCCGGCCGACGACGTGCGCGGCCTGAAGGCGACGAACCAGGGCGCCGGCACGTTGCAGGGCGTCGAAATCGTGTCGGGGCGCGATCCGCGCGAGATCGACTATCACTGGCTTAAGCTGGCGCGCGCGCCGCGCGACGACGATGCCGATTCGGAAACGATCGCGCTTGGCGAAGGCTATATCGCGGTCACGCCGCTGAAGTTCGAACGCACGCACGACCACGCGCTCGCGCGGCTGCGGTCGAACCTCGGCTGA
- a CDS encoding pyridoxal phosphate-dependent decarboxylase family protein — MDELALLADADRRAHAYLAATGERRAYPDAAALADLAAFDEPLPDTGYPADDVLRLLDERGTPATVASNGPNYFGFVIGATLPAAAAAERLMLAWDQCASSFANSPVAATIERQAARWVADVLGLPEDSAVGFGTSATACTLVALVAARRALLARKGWDVDEDGLIGAPEVKVVLSELAHVTVKKALRVLGFGMKRLIVAPVDAHGRIDPAQLPPLDDMTILCVQAGEVNTGEFDPFATLIPRAKAAGAWVHVDGAFGLWARASSKRALTDGIDGADSWTTDGHKWLNTPYDGAMVICRDAAALATAMNSDAVYLSGARDAQKNLNLEFSRRARGIPVWAALRALGRAGVATLVERHCAQAQRVADGLRAAGYDVLNRVVLNQVLVRAGTDDETIAILQAAQDSGDAWFGQTVWQGRPAFRISVSSWRTEDEHIDRLVALLTKLRGVHVG; from the coding sequence ATGGATGAACTCGCCCTGCTGGCCGACGCCGACCGGCGCGCGCACGCGTATCTCGCAGCGACCGGCGAACGGCGCGCCTACCCCGATGCGGCCGCGCTCGCCGATCTCGCTGCTTTCGACGAACCGCTGCCCGATACGGGCTACCCGGCCGACGACGTGCTGCGCTTGCTCGACGAGCGCGGCACGCCCGCGACCGTCGCATCGAACGGCCCGAACTACTTCGGCTTCGTGATCGGCGCGACGCTGCCGGCCGCCGCGGCGGCCGAGCGGCTGATGCTCGCGTGGGACCAGTGCGCGTCGTCGTTCGCGAACTCGCCGGTGGCCGCGACGATCGAGCGGCAGGCCGCGCGCTGGGTCGCCGACGTGCTCGGGCTGCCCGAAGACAGCGCGGTCGGCTTCGGCACGAGCGCGACGGCCTGCACGCTGGTCGCGCTGGTCGCCGCGCGGCGTGCACTGCTCGCACGCAAGGGCTGGGACGTCGACGAGGACGGGCTGATCGGCGCGCCCGAGGTCAAGGTCGTGCTCTCCGAGCTCGCGCACGTCACCGTGAAGAAGGCGCTGCGGGTGCTCGGCTTCGGGATGAAGCGCCTGATCGTCGCGCCGGTCGACGCGCACGGCCGCATCGATCCGGCGCAATTGCCGCCGCTCGACGACATGACGATCCTCTGTGTGCAGGCCGGCGAAGTGAACACGGGCGAGTTCGATCCGTTCGCGACGCTGATTCCGCGCGCGAAGGCCGCCGGCGCATGGGTGCACGTGGATGGCGCGTTCGGGCTGTGGGCGCGCGCGTCGTCGAAGCGCGCGCTGACCGACGGCATCGACGGCGCGGACAGCTGGACCACCGATGGCCACAAGTGGCTCAACACGCCGTACGACGGTGCGATGGTGATCTGCCGCGACGCAGCCGCACTCGCGACCGCGATGAACAGCGATGCCGTCTACCTGAGCGGTGCGCGGGACGCGCAAAAGAACCTCAACCTCGAGTTCTCGCGGCGGGCGCGCGGCATTCCGGTGTGGGCCGCGCTGCGCGCGCTCGGTCGCGCCGGCGTGGCGACGCTGGTGGAGCGGCATTGCGCGCAGGCGCAGCGCGTCGCCGACGGCCTGCGCGCGGCCGGCTACGACGTGCTGAACCGTGTCGTGCTGAACCAGGTGCTTGTGCGCGCCGGCACCGACGACGAGACGATCGCGATCCTTCAGGCCGCGCAGGATTCGGGCGACGCATGGTTCGGGCAGACCGTGTGGCAAGGGCGCCCGGCGTTCCGGATCAGCGTGTCGTCGTGGCGCACGGAGGACGAACACATCGATCGCCTTGTCGCGTTGCTGACGAAGCTGCGCGGCGTGCACGTGGGCTGA
- a CDS encoding ArsR/SmtB family transcription factor — translation MDDVTRISALANESRLAVMRWLKQPRKHFPPQPHGDFDELGVCCTYITEKLGIAPATTTRHMRILADAGLVRATRVGKFTYYKRIDDALHQLGRDLLQL, via the coding sequence ATGGACGACGTCACCCGCATCAGCGCACTGGCCAATGAAAGCCGTCTGGCCGTGATGCGCTGGCTCAAGCAGCCGCGCAAGCATTTTCCGCCGCAGCCGCATGGCGACTTCGACGAACTCGGCGTGTGCTGCACGTACATCACCGAGAAGCTCGGCATCGCGCCGGCGACGACCACGCGCCACATGCGCATCCTCGCGGATGCCGGACTCGTGCGAGCGACGCGCGTCGGCAAGTTCACGTACTACAAGCGGATCGACGATGCGCTGCATCAGTTGGGCCGCGATCTCCTGCAACTCTGA
- a CDS encoding helix-turn-helix domain-containing protein — protein MATYKALRERALSDPEVHAEYERLNREELALLDMMLAARRDAGLSQADVAERMGTQAPAVTRLERALATGQHSPSIDTLRKYAAACGKKLVISLA, from the coding sequence ATGGCAACGTATAAGGCGCTACGCGAGCGTGCCTTGTCTGACCCCGAGGTGCACGCCGAATACGAGCGACTGAACCGCGAAGAACTCGCACTGCTCGACATGATGCTGGCTGCCCGGCGAGACGCCGGCCTGTCGCAAGCCGACGTAGCCGAGCGCATGGGCACGCAAGCACCGGCGGTGACGCGACTCGAGCGCGCGCTCGCGACGGGCCAGCATTCACCATCCATCGATACGCTGCGCAAGTACGCGGCAGCTTGCGGCAAGAAACTCGTGATCTCGCTCGCTTGA
- a CDS encoding SDR family NAD(P)-dependent oxidoreductase: MDAPHPPMNAPISETEPETQTVAEPRASRVQRPVALVTGSTSGIGAAIARRLAADGYAVILHSRSSAETGRAMARELGAAYVQADLADDAQRVRLIRDALAVHGRLDVLVNNAGVSRVIPHDDLAAATPDVWREMYEINVIAPFRLVAEAQPALLEAASGGRAGCVINVSSHAGVRPKGASIPYAAAKAALNHTTRLLARTLAPAIRVNAVAPGLVDTPLTADWTDARRLWRERAPMRRAATPDDVAQTVAMLVASDYVTGEIVMLDGGLNLT, from the coding sequence ATGGACGCGCCGCATCCGCCGATGAATGCCCCCATCTCCGAAACGGAACCTGAAACCCAGACCGTCGCCGAGCCGCGCGCGTCGCGCGTGCAGCGGCCCGTTGCGCTCGTCACCGGATCGACGTCGGGGATCGGCGCGGCCATTGCACGACGCCTGGCGGCGGACGGTTATGCGGTGATCCTGCATTCGCGCAGCTCCGCCGAAACCGGTCGCGCGATGGCGCGCGAACTCGGCGCGGCCTACGTGCAGGCGGATCTCGCCGACGATGCGCAGCGCGTGCGGCTGATCCGCGATGCGCTCGCGGTGCACGGCCGCCTCGACGTGCTGGTGAACAACGCGGGCGTGAGCCGCGTGATTCCGCATGACGATCTCGCGGCGGCCACGCCCGACGTGTGGCGCGAGATGTACGAGATCAACGTGATCGCGCCGTTCCGGCTCGTTGCCGAAGCGCAGCCCGCGCTGCTCGAAGCAGCATCGGGCGGGCGCGCCGGTTGCGTGATCAACGTCAGCTCGCATGCGGGCGTGCGGCCGAAGGGCGCATCGATTCCGTACGCGGCGGCGAAGGCCGCGCTCAATCACACGACGCGCTTGCTGGCGCGCACGCTCGCGCCGGCGATTCGCGTCAATGCGGTGGCGCCGGGGCTCGTCGATACGCCGCTGACCGCCGACTGGACCGACGCGCGGCGGCTCTGGCGCGAGCGCGCGCCGATGCGCCGCGCGGCGACGCCGGACGACGTCGCGCAGACGGTTGCGATGCTCGTCGCATCCGATTACGTGACGGGTGAGATCGTGATGCTCGACGGCGGATTGAACCTGACCTGA
- a CDS encoding type II toxin-antitoxin system RelE/ParE family toxin, which produces MRSLSRRNGANPLAIGRGATSKHRSSGRLTRITHAPKLTSLSRCFGTGRLPYSTSPRRRFRPALPAPTPNRARCPIQIARCPSDAAFLIAIHRRRNDASTNRTSDRVHRRGPTTHLHRYNIFVTMPANGYEIHFFNARVETAVIALPTTLCARFFALADRMEQYGPNLGEPHTLSMGNGLYEMRLKGAEGIARVFYCAIVDRRIVMLHCFVKKTQKTPRKELKIARQRLKEVQDGNV; this is translated from the coding sequence ATGCGTTCGTTGTCCCGGCGAAACGGCGCGAATCCGTTGGCGATCGGCCGCGGCGCCACATCGAAACATCGGTCGTCCGGTCGATTGACCCGCATCACGCACGCACCCAAACTGACCTCCCTTTCACGCTGCTTCGGCACGGGGAGACTTCCGTATTCCACCTCTCCACGCCGGCGCTTCCGACCTGCGCTCCCCGCGCCGACACCGAATCGCGCACGTTGCCCGATTCAGATCGCCCGATGCCCGTCGGACGCCGCCTTCCTGATCGCAATCCACCGCAGACGTAACGACGCTTCGACGAACCGAACGTCCGACCGCGTCCACCGTCGCGGTCCAACTACGCATTTGCATCGATATAACATATTTGTTACTATGCCGGCTAACGGATACGAAATTCATTTCTTCAATGCACGCGTGGAAACAGCCGTCATCGCGTTGCCGACAACGCTGTGTGCTCGTTTTTTTGCGCTCGCCGATCGCATGGAACAGTACGGCCCGAATCTCGGCGAGCCGCACACCTTGTCGATGGGAAACGGGCTGTACGAAATGCGACTGAAGGGCGCCGAAGGCATCGCCAGGGTGTTCTACTGCGCGATCGTCGACCGGCGTATCGTCATGCTGCATTGTTTCGTGAAGAAGACGCAAAAGACGCCCCGGAAGGAACTGAAAATCGCACGCCAACGACTCAAGGAGGTTCAAGATGGCAACGTATAA
- a CDS encoding flavin reductase family protein — protein sequence MNAPHRVTEPNILYFGTPVVLISTLNPDGTANLAPMSSAFWLGWRCMLGLAASSQTTHNLMRTGECVLNLPSAAQAPAVDRIARTTGTHPVPESKQARGYVYEPDKFGTAGLTETASQTIAPPRALECPVHLEAVVAATHGIGDDAPDLRDRIRVFEVRIQRVHVHPDLLMDGRPDHIDPDKWSPLIMSFQKFYGLAPHQVHASRLAEIPERAYRSPDIDRAREAGMSIG from the coding sequence ATGAATGCTCCGCATCGCGTCACCGAACCCAACATCCTCTATTTCGGCACGCCCGTCGTGCTGATCAGCACGCTGAATCCGGACGGCACGGCCAATCTTGCGCCGATGTCGTCCGCGTTCTGGCTCGGCTGGCGCTGCATGCTCGGGCTCGCCGCCAGCTCGCAGACGACGCATAACCTGATGCGCACCGGCGAATGCGTGCTGAACCTGCCGTCGGCCGCACAGGCGCCGGCTGTCGATCGCATCGCGCGCACGACGGGCACGCATCCGGTGCCCGAGTCGAAGCAGGCACGCGGCTACGTATACGAGCCGGACAAGTTCGGCACCGCCGGGCTCACCGAAACGGCATCGCAGACCATCGCACCGCCGCGCGCGCTCGAATGTCCGGTGCATCTGGAAGCGGTGGTCGCCGCCACGCACGGCATCGGCGACGATGCACCCGACCTGCGCGACCGCATCCGCGTGTTCGAGGTGCGCATCCAGCGCGTTCACGTCCATCCGGACCTGCTGATGGACGGCCGTCCGGACCACATCGATCCGGACAAGTGGTCGCCGCTGATCATGAGTTTTCAGAAGTTCTATGGCCTCGCGCCGCATCAGGTGCATGCGTCGCGGCTCGCCGAGATTCCGGAGCGCGCCTATCGCAGCCCCGACATCGATCGCGCGCGCGAAGCGGGCATGTCGATCGGATAA
- a CDS encoding AzlD family protein, translated as MLPDFATVATIVLMASTTYLSRVLGYVLLRNRTLSPRMASVMENVPGCVLISVIAPAFVSTRPADLLALAVTLAAATRLSILPTVIVGVVSAGLLRYLLG; from the coding sequence ATGCTGCCTGATTTCGCGACGGTCGCGACCATCGTGCTGATGGCGTCGACGACCTACCTGTCGCGCGTGCTCGGCTACGTGCTGCTGCGCAACCGCACGCTGAGCCCGCGGATGGCATCGGTGATGGAGAACGTGCCCGGCTGCGTGCTGATCTCGGTGATCGCGCCGGCCTTCGTGTCGACGCGCCCGGCCGATCTGCTCGCGCTCGCCGTCACGCTGGCCGCGGCGACCCGCCTGTCGATCCTGCCGACCGTCATCGTCGGCGTCGTGTCGGCCGGATTGCTGCGGTATCTGCTCGGGTAA
- a CDS encoding cupin domain-containing protein, with the protein MSTTSPRELLKAADIAKMEPTREVHSLNPNAVRLKRQLSDLTGLTQIGCHLLTLMPGHESAEYHRHLYEEECAYVLSGTGTATIGERVCEIGPGDFLGFPRGGDAHTLQNTGDVPLELFILGQRLEHDVCEYPRIGKRLYIAGDLEDFVELPKRP; encoded by the coding sequence ATGTCCACGACATCTCCCCGTGAACTGCTAAAAGCCGCCGACATTGCGAAGATGGAACCGACCCGCGAGGTGCATTCGCTCAATCCAAACGCCGTTCGCCTCAAACGGCAGCTCAGCGATCTGACCGGCCTCACGCAGATCGGCTGCCACCTGCTCACGCTGATGCCCGGCCACGAGTCGGCCGAGTATCACCGCCACCTGTACGAGGAAGAATGCGCGTACGTGCTGTCCGGCACCGGCACGGCCACGATCGGCGAACGCGTGTGCGAAATCGGGCCGGGCGATTTTCTCGGCTTTCCGCGCGGCGGCGATGCACACACGTTGCAGAACACCGGCGACGTGCCGCTGGAACTGTTCATTCTTGGCCAGCGCCTCGAACATGACGTGTGCGAATACCCGAGAATCGGCAAGCGGCTTTACATCGCCGGCGACCTCGAGGATTTCGTCGAGCTGCCGAAACGGCCGTAG
- a CDS encoding secondary thiamine-phosphate synthase enzyme YjbQ, whose product MQQAITHIGVDARGSGLVEFTPQVRAFVDQQAIRTGLLTVFCRHTSASLLIQENADPSVQRDLERYFATLAPEDDTRYEHDTEGPDDMPAHLRTALTQVQLSIPIEHGRMVFGTWQGIYLFEHRRAAHRRDIVLHLIGE is encoded by the coding sequence ATGCAACAGGCCATCACGCATATCGGCGTCGACGCGCGCGGTAGCGGCCTCGTCGAGTTCACGCCGCAAGTGCGCGCGTTCGTCGACCAGCAGGCGATCCGCACCGGGCTGCTGACCGTGTTCTGCCGTCATACGTCCGCGTCGCTGCTGATCCAGGAAAATGCGGATCCTTCCGTGCAGCGCGATCTCGAACGTTACTTCGCGACGCTCGCGCCCGAGGACGACACGCGCTACGAGCACGACACCGAAGGGCCCGACGACATGCCGGCGCATCTGCGCACGGCGCTTACGCAAGTGCAACTGTCGATCCCGATCGAGCATGGACGCATGGTGTTCGGCACGTGGCAGGGCATCTATCTGTTCGAGCATCGCCGCGCCGCGCATCGGCGCGACATCGTGCTGCATTTGATCGGCGAGTAA
- a CDS encoding thioredoxin family protein — MDIEQRYTANAPTRAEVDALAGATVIEFGANWCGICAGAQPAIAASFSAHPAVRHLKIEDGPGRPLGRSFGVKLWPTLVFLRDGVEVARVVRPTDAGQIEADGFAALA, encoded by the coding sequence ATGGACATCGAGCAACGCTACACCGCCAACGCGCCGACGCGCGCGGAAGTCGACGCACTGGCCGGTGCGACCGTCATCGAATTCGGCGCGAACTGGTGCGGAATTTGCGCGGGCGCGCAGCCCGCGATCGCCGCGTCGTTCTCCGCGCATCCGGCCGTGCGGCACCTGAAGATCGAGGATGGCCCGGGCCGGCCGCTCGGCCGTTCGTTCGGCGTGAAGCTGTGGCCGACGCTGGTATTCCTGCGCGACGGGGTCGAAGTCGCGCGCGTCGTGCGCCCGACCGATGCCGGGCAGATCGAGGCCGACGGCTTCGCCGCGCTCGCCTGA
- a CDS encoding Lrp/AsnC family transcriptional regulator has protein sequence MKLDAIDRRILSALQRDGRMQNVELAHEVGLSPSPCLRRVRLLEEAGVIEKYVAVLNPAKVGKGLTIFTRVWLKGQDAESVNRFAEAVQQMPEVVECHLMAGDCDFLLRVVAADIDDYRRFQMEYLTRIPGVLSVKTDIPMQKIKLTSALPT, from the coding sequence ATGAAGCTTGATGCTATCGACCGACGGATCCTGAGCGCGCTGCAACGCGACGGCCGCATGCAGAACGTGGAACTCGCGCACGAGGTCGGGCTGTCGCCGTCGCCGTGCCTGCGGCGCGTGCGGCTGCTCGAGGAGGCGGGCGTAATCGAGAAATACGTGGCCGTGCTGAACCCGGCGAAGGTCGGCAAGGGTCTGACGATCTTCACGCGCGTGTGGCTGAAGGGGCAGGACGCCGAATCCGTGAACCGCTTCGCCGAGGCGGTCCAGCAGATGCCGGAAGTGGTCGAATGCCATCTGATGGCCGGCGACTGCGATTTCCTGCTGCGCGTGGTCGCGGCCGACATCGACGACTACCGGCGCTTCCAGATGGAATACCTGACGCGCATCCCGGGCGTGCTGAGCGTGAAGACCGACATTCCGATGCAGAAGATCAAGCTCACGTCGGCGCTGCCGACGTAA